Sequence from the Mycobacterium florentinum genome:
GGTGTCGTCACGCATCAGCTCAACCCAGAAGCGCCCGACGCAGTAGAGCGCGACATACGTCGCAAAGAGCCGCCCATGACCGATTGCGTACCGCCGATCGATGTAAATCAGTACCGCGAAAACCAGGATGTTCCATAGCAATTCATACAGAAACGTCGGTTGCACGACGACCGCGAGTTGCCCGGTCGACACACCGTCGAGCGAATGCGGGTCGATGTATCCCGACGGATCGCGGCGATAGAAGATTTCCAGGCCCCACGGCAGCGTGGTCTCGCGGCCGTAGAGTTCCTGGTTGAAGTAGTTCCCGAGCCGACCGATGGCCTGCGCCAAGATGATTCCCGGGGCAACTGCGTCGAGGAAGCCCGGCAACGGGATTCCGCGCCGGCGGCAACCGATCCAGCCGCCGAGCACGCCGAAGGCCACCGCGCCCCAAATGCCCAACCCGCCGTCCCAGATTCGGAACGCCGCGGCGAAGCCGGCTCCACCCGGGCCCCAATACGTCCGCCAATCGGTGGCCAGGTGGTAGAGCCTGCCGCCGACCAAACCGAACGGCACCACCCACAACGCGATGTCGTAAATCACCCCGCGCTCCCCGCCGCGGGCCGCCCATCGCCGATCGCCAATCATCAGCGCGACCACGATTCCGGTGATGATGAACAGCGCGTACGCGCGAATCGGCAACGGCCCAAGGTGCCAGACACCTTGCGGTGGGCTGGGGAAATAAGTGGGCAACATCGTCATGATGTCGACACTCGCACACCTTCGGCCAATTCCTGGGTCAAGGCACGCAAGCTCGGCAGACCGTCGGCGAGCGCCGAAACCAGGGCCGAACCGACAATCACGCCGTCGGCGTAGGCGCCGATCTGGGCGGCCTGCTCACGCGATCGCACGCCGAGGCCCACGCCAACAGGGATGTCGGACACCGCTTTGACCCGGCTGACCAGTTCGGATGCGGCGTTCGACACCGCGTCGCGCGCCCCGGTCACGCCCATCGTCGAGGCCGCATAGACGAACCCGCGCGACGCCTCAATCGTGGTCACCAGACGCTGCGGCGTCGACGAGGGCGCCACCAGAAAGATGCGATCCAACCGATGCTCGTCGGAGGCGGCCATCCACTCTTCGGCCTCGTCGGGAATCAGATCCGGGGTGATGAGCCCGTGTCCGCCCGCCGAGGCCAGGTCGCGCGCGAACGCGTCAACCCCGTAGCGCAGCACCGGGTTCCAGTACGTCATCACCACCGCACGACCGCCGGCCGAGCTGATCGCTTCGACGGCGGCCAGCGTGTCGCGAACGCGCACTCCCTCACGCAAAGCGGCCTCGGTGGCGCGCGCGATCGTCGGGCCGTCCATGCCCGGATCGGAATACGGCACACCGACTTCGATGAGGTCACAACCCGATTCGACGAGAGCGGTCATCGCGTCCATCGAGGTCCGCACGTCGGGATAGCCGGTGGGCAGATATCCGATCAGCGCTGCGCGGTTTTCGGCACGGCACGCATCGAAAAGCGGTGCCAGGCTGCTGGCGTGCTCCACCGTCATCGCTTGTCCTGCTCGTCCATCAGGCCGAACCATTTCGCGGCCGTTTCGACATCCTTGTCGCCGCGGCCCGACAGGTTCACCACAATGACTGCGCCGCTGCCCAATTCGTTACCGAGTTTCAGGGCACCGGCCACGGCGTGCGCGGATTCGATGGCCGGGATGATGCCCTCGGTGCGGCACAGCAGGCCAAACGCTTCCATCGCCTCGGCATCGGTGATCGGCCGGTATTCGGCGCGCCCGGTCTCCCGCAGCCACGCGTGCTCCGGGCCCACCCCGGGGTAGTCCAAACCCGCTGAGATCGAATGGGATTCGATTGTCTGACCGTCTTCGTCCTGCAGCAGATACGAGAACGACCCCTGAAACGCCCCGGGTGACCCGCCGGTGAAGGTCGCCGCGTGCCGGCCGGTCTCGACGCCGTCGCCCGCCGCCTCGTACCCCACCAGCCGCACACCGGGGTCGTCGATGAAGGCGTGGAAGATTCCGATGGCGTTGGAACCGCCGCCGACGCACGCCGTGACAGCGTCGGGCAGCCGGCCGGCCTGCGTCTGAATCTGCGCGCGCGCCTCGAGCCCGATGATGCGCTGGAAATCGCGGACCATCGTCGGGAAGGGGTGCGGTCCTGCCGCGGTACCGAAGCAGTAGTACGTGTTGTCGGCGTTGGTGACCCAGTCGCGGAACGCCTCGTTGATGGCGTCTTTCAGCGTTTGCGAACCGGTGTCGACCGAGACCACCTCGGCGCCCAACAGCCGCATCCGCGCCACGTTGAGCGCTTGGCGCGCCGTGTCGACCGCGCCCATGTAGATCACGCACTCCAGGCCGAGCAACGCGCAGGCGGTGGCCGTGGCCACACCGTGCTGCCCGGCGCCCGTCTCCGCGATCACCCGGGTCTTGCCCATCCTGCTGGCGAGCAGCGCCTGACCGAGCACGTTGTTGATCTTGTGAGAACCGGTGTGGTTCAGGTCTTCTCGCTTGAG
This genomic interval carries:
- the trpB gene encoding tryptophan synthase subunit beta → MVDLTRPALPLSSAAVSEPTRHDPDSGGHFGVYGGRYVAEALMAVIEEVTAAYEKERVNPEFLNLLDDLQANYAGRPSPLYEATRLSEHAGSARLFLKREDLNHTGSHKINNVLGQALLASRMGKTRVIAETGAGQHGVATATACALLGLECVIYMGAVDTARQALNVARMRLLGAEVVSVDTGSQTLKDAINEAFRDWVTNADNTYYCFGTAAGPHPFPTMVRDFQRIIGLEARAQIQTQAGRLPDAVTACVGGGSNAIGIFHAFIDDPGVRLVGYEAAGDGVETGRHAATFTGGSPGAFQGSFSYLLQDEDGQTIESHSISAGLDYPGVGPEHAWLRETGRAEYRPITDAEAMEAFGLLCRTEGIIPAIESAHAVAGALKLGNELGSGAVIVVNLSGRGDKDVETAAKWFGLMDEQDKR
- the trpA gene encoding tryptophan synthase subunit alpha — protein: MTVEHASSLAPLFDACRAENRAALIGYLPTGYPDVRTSMDAMTALVESGCDLIEVGVPYSDPGMDGPTIARATEAALREGVRVRDTLAAVEAISSAGGRAVVMTYWNPVLRYGVDAFARDLASAGGHGLITPDLIPDEAEEWMAASDEHRLDRIFLVAPSSTPQRLVTTIEASRGFVYAASTMGVTGARDAVSNAASELVSRVKAVSDIPVGVGLGVRSREQAAQIGAYADGVIVGSALVSALADGLPSLRALTQELAEGVRVSTS